The Pochonia chlamydosporia 170 chromosome 1, whole genome shotgun sequence genome window below encodes:
- a CDS encoding alpha-galactosidase (similar to Verticillium alfalfae VaMs.102 XP_003002192.1): MNNGLARTPQMGWNNWNSLGCDVSEELLLDTSAKLVHFGLRDVGYNYVVLDDCWSRGRNEEGFLVVDAKKFPRGMNFISDYIHDMGMLYGMYSSAGEMTCARYPGSLDYEKNDAKSFASWGVDYLKYDNCFNMGRFGTPGTSYARYDAMSKALNSTGRPMLYSLCNWGEDYVHTWGMSIANSWRMSGDIYDSFTRPDALCSCDDPRDPICVAPGSRCSVLNILNKVAPYAAIGHPGGWNDLDMLEVGLGGMTDDEYKAHFTMWAVVKSPLLIGADLRKLPPLALTILNNPAVIAINQDPAGRPATRVSVEYNVKKDKYGVGETQVWSGPLANGDQVVVFLNAADEDLDMRAGLDEIFVAEGPECSAEHCQQSWIVYDLWGGRMKENIAKKIVDASQEKAAKELKHLKWYNSTELSYKEGLDNEDERLFGVEIGTVKAKGILKAKVPKHGVAAFRLRSRDGAPKRYSTTTNDEL; this comes from the exons ATGAATAATGGCCTTGCTCGAACACCACAGATGGGATGG AATAACTGGAATTCACTGGGCTGCGACGTCTCAGAAGAACTGCTCTTAGACACGTCCGCAAAACTCGTCCACTTTGGCCTGCGAGATGTTGGTTACAACTACGTGGTACTCGATGACTGCTGGTCCAGGGGCCGTAATGAGGAAGGCTTTCTCGTTGTGGATGCTAAGAAGTTCCCTCGTGGCATGAACTTCATTTCAGATTACATCCACGACATGGGCATGCTGTATGGCATGTATTCAAGTGCCGGAGAGATGACGTGCGCACGATACC CCGGATCTCTCGACTATGAGAAAAATGACGCCAAATCGTTTGCTTCGTGGGGAGTAGACTACTTGAAGTACGATAATTGCTTCAACATGGGCCGTTTTGGCACACCGGGCACCTCATACGCGAGGTAtgatgccatgtccaagGCTTTGAATAGCACTGGCCGTCCCATGCTGTATTCACTGTGTAACTGGGGAGAGGACTATGTTCATACTTGGGGCATGTCGATTGCCAATTCGTGGCGTATGTCTGGTGATATTTACGATTCGTTTACACGGCCAGACGCGCTTTGCTC TTGTGATGATCCGCGGGATCCCATTTGCGTTGCACCCGGATCTCGCTGCTCCGTTCtcaacattctcaacaaAGTTGCGCCGTACGCTGCGATCGGCCATCCTGGAGGATGGAACGACTTGGATATGCTCGAAGTCGGCCTAGGAGGCATGACCGACGATGAATATAAAGCTCATTTCACCATGTGGGCAGTAGTAAAGTCCCCGCTGCTGATTGGTGCAGACTTGCGCAAACTCCCTCCCCTGGCTCTTACAATTCTAAACAACCCtgccgtcatcgccatcaaccaAGATCCTGCTGGACGGCCCGCAACCAGAGTCAGTGTAGAATACAACGTCAAAAAGGACAAGTATGGAGTGGGGGAGACACAGGTGTGGTCCGGCCCACTGGCAAACGGCGACCAGGTGGTTGTCTTTCTCAACGCGGCGGACGAGGACTTGGATATGAGAGCTGGCCTGGATGAGATTTTCGTCGCGGAAGGACCAGAATGCTCGGCTGAACATTGCCAGCAGTCTTGGATTGTGTATGACTTGTGGGGAGGACGTATGAAAGAAAATATTGCGAAGAAGATTGTGGATGCTTCTCAagagaaggctgccaaggagctcAAGCACTTGAAGTGGTACAACTCTACTGAGCTGAGTTATAAGGAGGGACTAGATAATGAGGACGAAAGGCTTTTTGGCGTGGAGATTGGCAC